A genomic region of Oculatellaceae cyanobacterium contains the following coding sequences:
- a CDS encoding four helix bundle protein, with amino-acid sequence MARESIKNHQDLEVYQMAFDTAMKIFEYSKKFPVEERYSLTDQIRRSSRSVCANLAEAWRKRRYEGAFIAKLSDCVRVAAPQELSEAAETQTWIEFAVKCNYLDVEIGRELYGTYNRVIGGLVTMINNPSVWLIKK; translated from the coding sequence ATGGCGCGAGAATCAATAAAAAATCATCAGGATTTGGAAGTTTATCAAATGGCTTTTGATACAGCTATGAAAATCTTTGAATATTCCAAAAAGTTTCCTGTTGAAGAGCGTTATTCATTAACTGACCAAATTCGTAGATCATCGCGTTCTGTTTGCGCCAATTTAGCAGAAGCATGGAGAAAGAGAAGGTATGAAGGAGCTTTTATAGCCAAACTTAGTGATTGTGTTCGCGTAGCGGCTCCGCAGGAGCTATCTGAAGCTGCTGAAACTCAAACATGGATTGAATTTGCAGTTAAATGCAATTACTTAGATGTCGAAATAGGTCGGGAACTCTACGGAACTTACAACAGGGTTATAGGGGGATTAGTAACCATGATCAACAATCCTTCAGTTTGGTTAATTAAGAAATAA
- a CDS encoding DUF6744 family protein, translating into MTSTSLRKLADAQVRNKAAGGDFLGCIIGWQISTDIRITHTDLKTTAINCQIPEKFIPAAVKPTKAFKKAIKKLQASAKEQELLLRYIGKKCLDDDKEITVGVVEETADISQSTLNYNQLGIIKYSGGIIEAVIPKHQNLIDELEKLFDFYQEHTSDDIRKMLLIFTLECATRLTPGGGSYFVPSMYTTLLNSLRNFITQIAQKSPNFASKIFILETYDSPQNQTDLAEIATSNLESEILELATDLDNFLAEAKTTGSKFKNGLTLRMTQAQELRSRVQAFANVLNFQSTLLENRLAEVEDAIVDRINHRPQTDQ; encoded by the coding sequence ATGACATCAACATCATTAAGAAAGCTAGCTGACGCTCAAGTAAGAAATAAAGCAGCAGGAGGAGACTTCCTTGGCTGTATAATTGGTTGGCAGATATCAACTGATATTCGCATCACCCACACAGATTTAAAAACAACTGCTATTAATTGTCAAATCCCTGAAAAATTCATCCCAGCAGCAGTCAAGCCTACCAAAGCCTTCAAAAAAGCTATAAAAAAACTTCAAGCCAGTGCCAAAGAGCAAGAATTGTTATTGCGATATATAGGTAAAAAATGTCTTGATGATGACAAAGAAATTACTGTGGGAGTAGTAGAAGAAACCGCCGACATCTCCCAGTCAACTCTCAACTATAATCAACTAGGGATAATTAAATATAGTGGAGGAATTATTGAAGCAGTAATTCCTAAGCACCAAAATTTGATTGATGAACTAGAAAAGTTATTTGACTTTTATCAGGAACATACTTCTGACGATATCCGCAAAATGCTGTTGATATTCACCTTGGAATGTGCTACTAGACTTACCCCTGGAGGTGGCAGCTATTTCGTACCTAGTATGTACACTACCTTGTTAAACTCACTCCGAAATTTCATCACTCAAATTGCTCAAAAATCCCCTAATTTTGCTAGTAAAATATTCATCTTAGAAACTTATGACTCTCCTCAGAACCAGACGGATTTAGCAGAAATTGCTACTAGCAATCTGGAAAGCGAAATTTTGGAATTAGCGACGGATTTAGATAACTTCTTAGCAGAAGCCAAAACAACAGGAAGTAAGTTTAAAAATGGCTTGACATTAAGAATGACACAAGCTCAAGAATTGAGAAGCCGCGTTCAGGCTTTTGCTAATGTTCTGAATTTTCAATCTACATTACTGGAAAATAGATTAGCGGAAGTTGAAGATGCCATTGTGGATAGAATTAATCATCGTCCCCAAACTGACCAGTAG
- the dnaN gene encoding DNA polymerase III subunit beta codes for MPRKSQVLEKSAATQPQEPEVKAVAVEDIQVLENADSFPAESQANSDICILKFSAEVETFNSKLSMAMLAVPARPTHPALANVLITADAGQVTVVGFDLNLGISISFDDVLVETPGTIALPAKLLQNIVSRLPQGKIQVEAYNKHEKKGLVVSLASASGEYLLTGSVKEEWANFPEINSSIQFTLKSAYLVAALRGVLFAAATDETKQIITGVHFTFNAETIDVATTDSHRLAVAYIANDHEKLEVGGDVLEFTIPAAQLQQLERILSNGDEETVIVQIADSKINFSIGTTKLTCRLLEGQYPPYQQLLPTQLKTAVQVARRPLIDVLERLAVLVTKQPVLVVNFDPVEQLIKLSVSAIDIGTGVETIEAQIEGESLRIGLNIKYLLVGLKKLDTTLVQLQFNEPNTPIIISPIDSTISILQLLMPVQIP; via the coding sequence ATGCCTAGAAAAAGCCAAGTTTTAGAAAAATCTGCTGCGACTCAACCTCAAGAACCAGAAGTAAAAGCTGTTGCTGTTGAGGATATACAAGTTTTAGAAAATGCTGACTCTTTTCCAGCAGAATCTCAAGCTAATTCAGATATTTGCATTCTCAAATTTTCGGCAGAAGTTGAAACCTTCAACTCCAAGCTATCAATGGCAATGTTAGCAGTACCAGCACGCCCTACACACCCAGCTTTAGCTAATGTACTCATAACCGCAGATGCAGGGCAAGTAACAGTTGTAGGATTTGACTTGAATTTAGGCATAAGCATCTCTTTTGATGATGTTTTAGTAGAGACACCAGGAACAATTGCACTTCCCGCTAAGTTGTTGCAAAACATAGTGTCTAGACTACCTCAAGGCAAAATTCAAGTAGAAGCTTATAACAAGCATGAAAAAAAAGGATTAGTTGTTTCGTTAGCTTCTGCTAGTGGTGAGTATCTTCTTACTGGTTCAGTAAAAGAAGAATGGGCTAATTTTCCAGAGATTAATTCAAGCATTCAATTTACTCTAAAATCTGCGTATCTAGTAGCGGCGTTACGTGGCGTTTTATTCGCAGCAGCTACTGATGAAACCAAACAAATAATTACCGGAGTTCATTTCACATTTAATGCAGAAACAATTGATGTAGCAACAACTGATAGTCATAGGTTAGCAGTAGCTTATATTGCTAATGACCATGAAAAGCTGGAAGTGGGGGGAGATGTCCTAGAATTCACCATACCTGCTGCCCAATTGCAACAACTGGAAAGGATTCTGTCTAACGGTGATGAAGAAACAGTTATTGTCCAAATTGCTGACAGCAAAATTAACTTTAGCATTGGCACAACAAAATTAACTTGTCGCTTGCTAGAAGGTCAATATCCACCTTATCAACAACTGCTGCCAACTCAATTGAAAACAGCAGTTCAAGTTGCTAGACGACCACTGATAGATGTACTAGAACGTTTAGCTGTCTTGGTCACTAAACAACCTGTACTTGTTGTTAACTTTGATCCTGTAGAACAATTAATCAAGCTAAGTGTTTCTGCCATTGATATTGGTACTGGTGTGGAAACAATAGAAGCACAGATTGAGGGTGAGAGTTTGCGAATTGGCTTGAATATTAAGTACTTGTTGGTGGGCTTGAAGAAACTGGATACAACATTAGTTCAACTGCAATTCAATGAACCTAATACGCCTATTATTATCTCTCCCATTGATAGCACCATATCAATCCTCCAGCTTTTAATGCCTGTGCAAATTCCTTAA
- a CDS encoding AAA family ATPase, producing MISTTIVNNGQSPASPTLNYQKQLADLQKELNAVFLERGELIKLMLTSIIAKANGFMGGPPGTGKTQLTKAVVSAFGGFSFYYLLNSTTTPDEIIGAIDLVALQNGQFQKDLDRKLVTADSAIFDEIFKANSPVLNSTLGIILDKEFVNGKQTVQCPLNSLWGCSNELPQDESLAALWDRLALRFWVHDVARPAKKILMMRRANVVATPKITVQFTLTELQDIQLEAIATQVDETIIDCILDISGVLEKDGITASTRKHQQIIDLIRCYAYVCGDRLVDEEHLEVLEHIFWNKPEERAVIKKAIKQFGNPLSTQAQSILEAALQVQAQITPPSAGMNRGQWMRDIGSIDMQLGEMETKLEEMIDSTQKVKRVKKAQQVKQQIADMREQIQTMIQKAYNLPSK from the coding sequence ATGATTAGCACAACAATAGTTAATAACGGTCAATCCCCCGCATCACCAACATTAAACTATCAAAAACAATTAGCTGATTTGCAAAAAGAACTTAATGCAGTTTTTCTCGAACGAGGGGAATTAATTAAGTTAATGCTCACAAGTATTATTGCCAAAGCTAACGGCTTTATGGGTGGCCCTCCAGGTACAGGAAAAACCCAGCTAACTAAAGCTGTAGTATCAGCATTTGGAGGTTTCAGTTTTTATTACCTACTTAATTCCACTACAACCCCTGATGAAATTATTGGTGCAATTGATTTAGTCGCTTTGCAAAACGGACAATTTCAAAAGGATTTAGACCGAAAGTTAGTTACAGCAGATAGTGCTATTTTTGATGAAATTTTCAAGGCTAATTCTCCCGTGTTAAATAGCACTTTGGGTATTATCCTTGACAAAGAATTTGTTAATGGCAAACAGACAGTACAATGTCCGTTAAACTCGTTATGGGGTTGCTCAAATGAACTTCCACAGGATGAAAGCTTGGCAGCATTGTGGGATAGATTAGCACTACGGTTTTGGGTTCACGATGTAGCACGACCAGCTAAAAAGATCTTGATGATGCGACGAGCTAATGTCGTTGCCACACCTAAAATTACTGTGCAATTTACCTTAACTGAACTTCAAGATATCCAGCTTGAAGCGATCGCCACACAAGTAGACGAAACAATAATTGATTGCATCCTAGATATCTCAGGCGTTTTGGAGAAAGATGGCATCACAGCTTCAACTCGCAAACATCAGCAAATCATTGATTTAATTCGATGTTATGCCTATGTGTGCGGCGATCGCCTGGTTGATGAAGAGCATTTAGAGGTGCTAGAGCATATTTTCTGGAACAAACCAGAAGAACGAGCAGTTATCAAGAAAGCTATCAAGCAATTTGGTAATCCCCTCTCGACTCAGGCGCAATCAATTTTAGAAGCGGCACTCCAAGTACAGGCACAAATCACTCCGCCCAGTGCTGGTATGAATCGCGGTCAATGGATGCGGGATATCGGCAGTATTGATATGCAATTGGGAGAAATGGAAACCAAGCTAGAAGAGATGATTGATTCGACACAGAAAGTCAAAAGAGTCAAGAAAGCACAGCAAGTCAAACAGCAAATCGCCGATATGCGTGAGCAGATTCAAACCATGATCCAAAAAGCCTATAACTTACCCAGCAAGTAG